In Metopolophium dirhodum isolate CAU chromosome 7, ASM1992520v1, whole genome shotgun sequence, one genomic interval encodes:
- the LOC132948801 gene encoding U6 snRNA-associated Sm-like protein LSm6, translated as MSRKEALTQFIQQIHGRPVVVKLNSGVDYRGVMACIDGYMNIALEQTEEYINGELKNKFGDSFIRGNNVLYISTQKRKGV; from the exons ATGAGTCGTAAAGAAGCATTAACAcaatttatacaacaaattcACGGTCGTCCTGTTGTTGTGAAATTGAATAGTGGAGTCGATTACAgag GTGTAATGGCTTGCATAGATGGTTACATGAATATTGCTCTTGAACAAACAGAAGAATACATAAATGGAgaacttaaaaacaaattcgGAGACTCTTTTATTCGTGGCAACAATGTACTATATATTAGTACTCAAAAAAGAAAAGgggtgtaa